CAGGGTCCGCGGCGCTGGGGGCGGGCGGCCGCTCTACCTGGAGGCGCTGGTCTCTGCCAGCCGGTTGTTCATGATGCCCAGCGCGCCCACGCCGCCCGAGAAGCCGTTCTGGCGTGTGTTGACGCACACGCTGCGCGGGTAGCCGTTGGCCGTCTCGGACAGCTGCTTCTGCAGCAGCGCCAGCGACACCTTGTTGGACGCAGTGAGGTCGCGCATGGAGATGAGCTCGCCCGACAGGCGGCGGCCCTCGGCGTCGCTGTCGCGGGTCGCGGGGTCGGTACCTAGCGCGGCCAGGCGGCGGCGCAGCCGGGAACCCGGGGTGATGGCATTGCGCCGTGACAGGGGCGCGCCGGGCACCGGACAGCAGCGCGTGCAGCAGCGGCAGCTCAGCTTGCGCAGCATCCAGTTGAGCACCTGCTTGATGAGGATGGAGATGACGTTGAAGAGTGAGTAGATGCAGCACACGCCAAGCAGGATGAAGAGAAAGTTGCCCAGGCGGTAGAGCCCCTGGTTCCGGTAGGCGGCGTGCTGGCTGCTCACCAGGTCGCCGAAGCCAATGGTGCTGAAGGTGACGAAGCAGAAGTAGAGCGAGTCCACGTAGTCCCAGCCCTCCACGCTGGTGTACATGGCCGAGGCGCAGCATGCTAGCAGCACTGCGAACAGGCCCAGGATGAGCAGCACGTGGTACACCGAGGGCTTCCAGCCCGCCAGGCTGTCGGCCTCCGACAGTGCGGAGCCTCGACGGAAGGTGGGGGGCAGCAGGCCGCTGCGGCGCAGTTGGCGCTCTCGGCAGGCGCGCATGATGAAGGCCAGCAGAGAGATGATGCGCTCCAAAAAGAGGTTGAAGAACAGGATGGTCCCCGCACAGCCAAACAGTCCATATGCGATGAGGAAGGCCTTCCCACCCACTGTGGCTGGGGTGGTCATGCCGAAACCTGTGGAGATAAGAGTCAGGGTCAGCTAGGGCAAGTAGTCTCTATCTGGTGCGAGCACTTGGCAGGCGAATACAGATGCTGCGGGATcaaccaacttctgtcttaacTGATTTAAATCAGGTGGGGGTAGGACAGTGTTTGGGTGGAAAtttcaccccagccccctgacaCCCaaatatccaaagagtctggaatgttctggtggaagTTCTATcctaagccccctcccctgggagttgcctcagtccagattcCACCTCCGAGAAAGTCCGCCAaacgatgacccctccccagagatgctcaagaccattcccatagggtatttaaactgcccccccccccagagaacaaacacgtggttttctggtcttccttcccagtCTCGTCTCTGGGGTCTGGAAGGCCACCGGGAGTATTGATATCCATTAAACATGGACTTTTtctgattcagtttgatttggtctgatttggattactgTGTAGggggagaggtttattggggtgcagaaacttttcatctgGAGGTCCCACCAAGGGGAGCTTTTTTTCTCACTGGCCCAAGGCCATGTGTACGGAAAACACCTTTCTCCCCCAGCACCTGCTCTTGGTCGCCAGGCTATGATTGGCTTCATCTAGGTAAGTTCTGATTTCCAAGTCATTGTCTTTAGAGGTTCAGGGCCTCATACGATTTTCAGGCTGTCCTATTAAAGACAGGGCTGTGCCAGGCACCCGACCTGACCAGGACAAGGGCTCACCTTGTCCCGATGGGATTCTTTTATCAGGAGATGTCCTGTTAAAGTATTTCTCACACCCCTCTGTTTTTCTCGACCCAAAGTCTACCACAGTGGACACATTGCTCTAGGCTGTGGATCCTGGCATGGACTTGAAAAAGTCCACTTACAATtcgaggcctgatctccaaacaCCATtgggctgccttttacaaaaCCTTTTTAAATTGGGGCTGACACCTTATGTCCCTTAACACCTAAAAGTTTTTGCCGGTGTGAAACAAACCCCCCATatgcccatggtttctggatgctgtgctcctgctgcccctcccccgcccctctccccacttctcttcgCTGTTTGCAGTTTGTCTGCATTCCTGGCATGTGACCTGTCTCACTGGGACTCTCCCTGTCCTCCCACTCTGAGCTGCATAGGTGTTCTGTCCTTACGTTTCTGTTCTCCCTCTCAGCACCTGCTGATCTGGTCCTCAGTGGGACCGCCCGTGTGCTTGCCTGGCTCCTGCAGCCCACGCCAGGATTTCaaagttggtcagctgacacagtTTCCTGGGAAAAGGTTTGTTTGtctgttaatatatatgtataaataatgtggccacagtatccttgttttatgtctgtgtgtttgttttaaaatctataaaatttgtaactccagattataacagctctggaaaaatactaACACGTGAATAGCCAACATTTTTGGTTGAAGTCAAAGTGAAAACCTCAGTGCCATCTTTGGTAAGAGTACCCACATGCCCTGGACCTACCAAGGAGACATTCTGCCTCCAAAATTCTTTaacttactaaaatattccttctaatcttcttgcctttactggcattggtaagctgtaactgaTTGGGTAAACTATATGTCCAAACttaacttatatgtctaatttagatACACCTAACAGATAATGGTACCctgattctcaagtgcctttacagatctgagagtatggcacttaacaaaagagcttcttatgACAGAGCCATGCCAGCTCCTGCAACATCCTGTatctcctccaagaagatgcatggcTGAAGAAGACCTGtctggaggcttgcctttgggtatggcaaagccacccaTGCAGCAAAAAGCTGCCTtccacctcagcttcctggacTGGGGGGATCAAtcatctcatcctgccaagacaggtagactgaACCCtacccccacaggaaaatcttcaGGCCTCCTGGACTCAGCAGCCAAAGGCaagtactgcttctaagactggtatTCGCCAAAGACtatggagagacttgggattacctgtgtagcaaaaaaaaaaaaaaaagccatgtcaCTTCTGCTCATTTACCTATCCCTCTCAGATCTGTCTGATGGTGTTTGGTGACTTAGGGTACTGGTAGCTcgttacttcatttgttaagtttcctgctaacgTACAGACAGATGTGTCTTTtccacaggcttcatagtccaaaATTGACAGGTTTCAGAtgtatcttcagaggttcagagtttccaatttcctttaattgtcttctaaaatgttcacaccttttaacctaaagccatAGCCTTGTGCTGTGACATCAAGATGTAAATCTGTCCCAGTTGTCtacagatacctgcaggttcctAAAAAAAAGTTCTGCTGCTCTATCAAGGAATCTGGTCTGGTaaaaacagtctccagagcccatTTTAACCCagcccattttcaagcatattttacacgTCACTCCTgttgtctgggccaagaccaacttacaaaggTCCCTCCAGATAACACCAGTACctacaccagctcctgggacttcaccattggtaccaactctcctggctCAAATGGGCACCTATCCAGCAACTGAAATCTGGTCTTAAAGGGCACATCTGCCCTCGTGTCTCACTTATTCACCTGTGTTtctcctgtacaaccagggcagtTCTCTGTCCATTCTTTCTGGAGTTAATCACCCTTCCCATGACTAGCCCCATTTATAGGGCCAGTAATAACaatctattttttctcctagcaatgtgccttcccatctccctcaacagatgcctgaggtctccaaGATGGCAGGTAACCggatgcctctccagccacaccttctgctgagCATGAGtccaccaactcccaactctcccctctcccatgtcaccccatgcctgcaggaagtagccacaCTTGAGCGCATGTCCCtgtacccaaagagtctgggatgtttggatGGAAGCTTCACCTAAGTCCCTGGCAcctatatatccaaagagtctggaatgtttggatagttccatcccaagccccctcccctgggagttgcctcagtccagactcctcctctgagaaagcccgccaaacgatgacccctccccagagatactcaagaccactcccacaaggtatttaaactgtcccccagagaacaaacacgtggttttccagtcttccttcccagTCTCCTGGGAACAGGAAGGCCACCCTGGAgtgttggtatccattaaacctggactttttctaattaagtttgatttggtctaatttggattattgcatcagcaaAGAGGTTTAtgggggtgcagaaacttttcagacATCACTTATACATTTCCCTCTCTTGGTGGCTCCTGATCGTGGGAACCCCAACAAGATGGAGAGGGGCCTTTCGGTGGGGATATTTACGCAGTCTGGGTAGGGAAGATAAGCGCTAGGTTGTGTCCAATAGGATGTACCAAGCAGCAACAGGTTCACAGATGCAAACCACTGGGCTGCCCAGGAAGCCAACAAGACACCTGTTCCCCTAACTGAAATTTTTATGACTCCCAGGCAGACAGCCTTGTTGGGCCGGACTTCCAGAAGACATCTTGTGAAGGGGATTCCTCACTCTGGGACCAGTGAGAGAGAAGGACCACATAGCCTCTGGTTCACTTACCGAGATCACACAATGATCCTTTTGGAGGACAAGTTCCCTTCCCCAGCACTTAGAGTGCAGATCTGGACATCGCCACTGGGCTTCTGAGCCCCTCTTTCCAGGACCACTGTCAGTCACCCTTGCTCATTCTGACCCCCTCCCCAGGACCACTGTCAGTCACCCTTGCTCATTCTCATCCTCTCTCACCAGGACCACTGTCAGTTACCCTTGCTTaccctgtccctctctccccaggACCACTGCCAATCATCCTTGCTCATTCTGACCCCCTCTCCAGGACCACTGTCAGTCATCCTTGCTCATTCTGACCCCCTCTCCAGGACCACTGTCAGTCATCCTTACTCATTCTGACCCCCTCTCCAGGACCACTGTCAGTCACCCTTGCTCATTCTGACCCCCTCTCCCCAGGACCACTGTCAATCATCCTTGCTCATTCTGACCCCCTCTCCCCAGGACCACTGTCAATCATCCTTCCTCATTCTGACCCCCTCTCACCAGGACCACTGTCAGTCACCCTTGCTCCAACCAAGGCCAAGGGAAAATGCTTTGGCCCAGCTGGGTCCTGTGATGCTGGTCTATGGTTGGAGTTTTGTCCTGGAAGGTCTGCCTTAGGCCCAGGCAGCTGCTTACTCTTTTCAGTCCTTATAATTAAGAGAGGCAACATGCCTACCCATTTGTGAAAAGCTGGGGTTTAAAGGATTTGTTAATGGATTCTCACAGGAGGCCTGGCTGCCTCACAGTGTGCCCATTAGAGTTGCTTGAGAAAGAGGAGCGAGGTCTTGATTATCTTGGTGCGTGGAGTCTGAGCTGTCTGACCACTACACATTTCCATGCCTGTGGGAACCAAGCTTCAGAAGTGTCCCCACTACCTTCACACCCAACAGAGAGGGACGACCCATGTGTGCAGTAGGCCCAGCTCTGGGAAGAAATCAATGATAATTTGTTCCAGTTGGCTTATTGTCCTTAAATGGGCCAGAGAAAATACTCCCTAATGCTTTCCGAGCAAATTCCTTAAGCTTGTATGCTAACAATTTTCTTGATTCTCTGGAGGAAACACCCAAGTTGTCTATTCATTTTATGATTACTGACTCGATTTCAAGGGAAATCCTATGACATTACTCATTGAGAAAGATGCTTTGTTTGCTGTGTTCCAAATTTGTccacaaaagaatgaaaaataacagcaaataacagtaacaaaacaaacaagatgttTGTAGTCTGCCCAGGAATGTGAAAGAAGGATTTTATAGTACTCTAAAGCCAAACTCAACTTCTTGGGCTCACGAAGAAATGAACTCTGTATTTATATTGAACCTGTGGAGGTAGAGGTCAGGCCTGGTGATGAATGCTTACAATCCCAGCAGGAGggctgggagttcaaggtcatccttggcagcCCATAAACTGgaagccagcctaggatacaggagaccctgaaGCGACTCTCACCAGCTCGAGCACGGCAAACAGGGCTCTGGCAGGCCTTACCTTTTAGCCCATTCCATTttccttgctaaaaaccattagattgcTTCTATTCCTTTATTTGACCACTTCCTGAAGCTGACAACCAacgtccagctatcaaagtactgaAGTCCAGTAAAcagaagccccctttggctcacctaattaacatgtccaAACATGGCATTAGGCTTAAACACCTCATCCTGGCTTTCCCGTTTTACCTTTATAAATTGACGTTTTCCTAAGGGCcaggtctgtctcctctctatccagaggcagcactttgtccctctgggacaaatatcctttgttccctttctcttctccctcatcctctgtctcctgactttGTCTCTTACTCCCCGCCCTTCATCTCTCCTGGGCAAGTACATTTCCTTtggctgagaacttggtcttctGGGCCTGAGCTGATGCGATCCttttagaccctgtctcaaaaacaaaacaaaataaagtaaatttaagaagtcctagattgggggctggagagatggctggtgATTAGTAGCAcatactgttcttacagaggccCTTCGTAGACACCAACTGGAACGCTAATTCTGGCATTCTAAGCCTTAGGCACCTGTGTCCACATACTCCATTCACATAGTTTAAAGTCTTTGATTGACAAGTCAGTGCCCAGCAACGCAATTAGACTATGGTCTGCCTATTACAAGGGAACCTCACTCatcgaaaacaaaaaaacaaaaaacatgagcCATAGCTATTTACAATATGATGAATCTCATGCAAAAAAGAACATTGAACAAAAGaagctggaaagaaagaaacctgcaCTATTTCATTATTTCGGTAATATAATGCACTTTTTTAGGGATGCTTATTTAATTGATCAAATTATTNNNNNNNNNNNNNNNNNNNNNNNNNNNNNNNNNNNNNNNNNNNNNNNNNNNNNNNNNNNNNNNNNNNNNNNNNNNNNNNNNNNNNNNNNNNNNNNNNNNNNNNNNNNNNNNNNNNNNNNNNNNNNNNNNNNNNNNNNNNNNNNNNNNNNNNNNNNNNNNNNNNNNNNNNNNNNNNNNNNNNNNNNNNNNNNNNNNNNNNNNNNNNNNNNNNNNNNNNNNNNNNNNNNNNNNNNNNNNNNNNNNNNNNNNNNNNNNNNNNNNNNNNNNNNNNNNNNNNNNNNNNNNNNNNNNNNNNNNNNNNNNNNNNNNNNNNNNNNNNNNNNNNNNNNNNNNNNNNNNNNNNNNNNNNNNNNNNNNNNNNNNNNNNNNNNNNNNNNNNNNNNNNNNNNNNNNNNNNNNNNNNNNNNNNNNNNNNNNNNNNNNNNNNNNNNNNNNNNNNNNNNNNNNNNNNNNNNNNNNNNNNNNNNNNNNNNNNNNNNNNNNNNNNNNNNNNNNNNNNNNNNNNNNNNNNNNNNNNNNNNNNNNNNNNNNNNNNNNNNNNNNNNNNNNNNNNNNNNNNNNNNNNNNNNNNNNNNNNNNNNNNNNNNNNNNNNNNNNNNNNNNNNNNNNNNNNNNNNNNNNNNNNNNNNNNNNNNNNNNNNNNNNNNNNNNNNNNNNNNNNNNNNNNNNNNNNNNNNNNNNNNNNNNNNNNNNNNNNNNNNNNNNNNNNNNNNNNNNNNNNNNNNNNNNNNNNNNNNNNNNNNNNNNNNNNNNNNNNNNNNNNNNNNNNNNNNNNNNNNNNNNNNNNNNNNNNNNNNNNNNNNNNNNNNNNNNNNNNNNNNNNNNNNNNNNNNNNNNNNNNNNNNNNNNNNNNNNNNNNNNNNNNNNNNNNNNNNNNNNNNNNNNNNNNNNNNNNNNNNNNNNNNNNNNNNNNNNNNNNNNNNNNNNNNNNNNNNNNNNNNNNNNNNNNNNNNNNNNNNNNNNNNNNNNNNNNNNNNNNNNNNNNNNNNNNNNNNNNNNNNNNNNNNNNNNNNNNNNNNNNNNNNNNNNNNNNNNNNNNNNNNNNNNNNNNNNNNNNNNNNNNNNNNNNNNNNNNNNNNNNNNNNNNNNNNNNNNNNNNNNNNNNNNNNNNNNNNNNNNNNNNNNNNNNNNNNNNNNNNNNNNNNNNNNNNNNNNNNNNNNNNNNNNNNNNNNNNNNNNNNNNNNNNNNNNNNNNNNNNNNNNNNNNNNNNNNNNNNNNNNNNNNNNNNNNNNNNNNNNNNNNNNNNNNNNNNNNNNNNNNNNNNNNNNNNNNNNNNNNNNNNNNNNNNNNNNNNNNNNNNNNNNNNNNNNNNNNNNNNNNNNNNNNNNNNNNNNNNNNNNNNNNNNNNNNNNNNNNNNNNNNNNNNNNNNNNNNNNNNNNNNNNNNNNNNNNNNNNNNNNNNNNNNNNNNNNNNNNNNNNNNNNNNNNNNNNNNNNNNNNNNNNNNNNNNNNNNNNNNNNNNNNNNNNNNNNNNNNNNNNNNNNNNNNNNNNNNNNNNNNNNNNNNNNNNNNNNNNNNNNNNNNNNNNNNNNNNNNNNNNNNNNNNNNNNNNNNNNNNNNNNNNNNNNNNNNNNNNNNNNNNNNNNNNNNNNNNNNNNNNNNNNNNNNNNNNNNNNNNNNNNNNNNNNNNNNNNNNNNNNNNNNNNNNNNNNNNNNNNNNNNNNNNNNNNNNNNNNNNNNNNNNNNNNNNNNNNNNNNNNNNNNNNNNNNNNNNNNNNNNNNNNNNNNNNNNNNNNNNNNNNNNNNNNNNNNNNNNNNNNNNNNNNNNNNNNNNNNNNNNNNCCATTCTTCCCATTTCCCAGCTAACATCTCAATACTGAGGACAGCCAGTGGCATGCAAttcctcattcttcctttctgtttttgtgggtgtgtgtggaggatCAGCAGGATCgcatgtagtccaggatggctgCGGATTTactatgtaaccaaggctggcctagaaccatGGATCCCTTATTCTATCTCTACACTGCGGGGATTACAGGTGCGAGACATAGCCACACTGGATTTACTTAATAGGCAAACAGGCTTGACAACTaggacacccccactcccactccctgCACACCCCCAGGTATCTGAAAGGCTAGAAatttgctgtgggagcacattctgccccgtcagccaatagcctttaagataccagcccacttgggcgtggtctctgaTACTGTAAAaagcagctgtaaagcctgtgctCGCTCTCTTGCTTTCAGCTCCCACATTAGGcaggctgctagactctgttcttgcttttgcagaggactgttatctaggacagtgatctgtaagtttttcccttaaataaataacccttttattattcataattctgaaccagtgtgggattattttgtgtcttCCATCATCATCTGGTGCCCGCTGTTTGGTTTTAGAAACTCCGGCTCTGCTGCATGCTGCCAGGCTTGGAGCATGCCTGGCTCAGCCCACCTCAACCACAGCCTGTGCGCACAGAGCCAGCAGCTCAtttggatatagaactctcactCAGCGGTGGCTTTTCTTGCTACAGACTGGCCATGGTTCTTCATATTATTTCATTACACACCTCCAAGTGGCTTCCAGTCCCCGTGCACTTGCCCTGGTGGTTGTGCCCTGCCGCCACGCACCATGTGAAAACTCAGGTGAGATACAGGCTTTCCTAGGTGCCTTCTGTTATCTTGTTGTCCCTGTACTCCTGTGACTGCTGTCCAATCAGAGCCCACTGTGGTGCATACAGTCTGTGATTTCtattaaataactatttttaatctAAACATATCTCACAGCATTTCACTCTAAAATCAGATTCAGACCAGTCACATGACTCCAGGTGCACCTCTAGGCCCAGCTGGGTTCATTTTTTAGGTGGCCTGTGACACCTACTAGCAGGTAATGGTTATTGTACCTAATTCAGCTAATtaaaccacaggtaagatttaatatacaaaatataaatcaTAAGTTTCTAAATTAAAAGGGCAATA
This genomic window from Microtus ochrogaster isolate Prairie Vole_2 chromosome 16, MicOch1.0, whole genome shotgun sequence contains:
- the Kcnk12 gene encoding potassium channel subfamily K member 12, producing MSSRSPRPPPRRCRRRLPRPSCCCCCCRRSHLNEDTGRFVLLAALIGLYLVAGATVFSALESPGEAEARARWGATLRNFSAAHGVAEPELRAFLRHYEAALAAGVRADALRPRWDFPGAFYFVGTVVSTIGFGMTTPATVGGKAFLIAYGLFGCAGTILFFNLFLERIISLLAFIMRACRERQLRRSGLLPPTFRRGSALSEADSLAGWKPSVYHVLLILGLFAVLLACCASAMYTSVEGWDYVDSLYFCFVTFSTIGFGDLVSSQHAAYRNQGLYRLGNFLFILLGVCCIYSLFNVISILIKQVLNWMLRKLSCRCCTRCCPVPGAPLSRRNAITPGSRLRRRLAALGTDPATRDSDAEGRRLSGELISMRDLTASNKVSLALLQKQLSETANGYPRSVCVNTRQNGFSGGVGALGIMNNRLAETSASR